In Nocardia sp. NBC_00403, one DNA window encodes the following:
- a CDS encoding phosphatidylinositol mannoside acyltransferase, with translation MSIGERIGAAGYAAGWRLVRALPDSTARRLFDWGADRATRKGGPDQLRRNLARVTGVAPEQVPDELLRASMRSYARYWREAFRLPSMDHAALGAQLTVDGVQNLEAALAQGRGAVLVLPHSGNWDMAGVWLVQNHGGLATVAERLKPESLFERFVAYRESLGFEVFPLTGGQQPPFVELAARLHENKAVCLMGERDLTGRGVPVTFFGETTWMPAGAAKLAIETGAALIPVHLWFTVDADGREGWGMKTEAPLDVSGGIAAATQALADRFAANIAEHPADWHMLQPQWENDLSPERRARIAAAQAAFQNHGRGGDTP, from the coding sequence GTGAGTATCGGGGAACGGATCGGCGCCGCGGGGTATGCGGCAGGGTGGCGGCTGGTGCGCGCACTGCCGGATTCGACCGCGCGCAGGTTGTTCGATTGGGGCGCCGACCGGGCGACGCGCAAGGGCGGTCCGGACCAGTTGCGGCGCAACCTCGCCCGGGTCACTGGCGTCGCGCCCGAGCAGGTGCCCGACGAGCTGCTCAGGGCGAGCATGCGCTCCTACGCCAGGTACTGGCGCGAGGCCTTCCGGCTGCCGTCGATGGACCATGCGGCGCTCGGTGCGCAGCTGACCGTGGACGGGGTGCAGAATCTGGAAGCGGCGCTGGCGCAGGGGCGCGGCGCGGTCCTGGTGCTGCCACATTCGGGGAACTGGGACATGGCGGGGGTCTGGCTGGTGCAGAACCACGGTGGTCTGGCGACTGTCGCGGAACGGCTGAAGCCGGAATCGTTGTTCGAACGCTTCGTCGCCTATCGGGAAAGCCTCGGCTTCGAGGTGTTTCCGCTGACCGGTGGCCAGCAGCCGCCGTTTGTCGAACTGGCGGCGCGGCTGCACGAGAACAAAGCGGTCTGTCTGATGGGGGAGCGCGACCTCACCGGCCGTGGTGTCCCGGTGACCTTCTTCGGGGAGACCACCTGGATGCCTGCCGGTGCGGCGAAACTGGCTATCGAGACCGGTGCGGCGTTGATCCCGGTGCACCTGTGGTTCACCGTCGATGCCGACGGTCGCGAGGGTTGGGGCATGAAAACCGAAGCTCCACTGGATGTTTCGGGCGGTATTGCGGCGGCGACACAGGCATTGGCCGATCGGTTCGCAGCGAACATCGCCGAGCATCCCGCCGACTGGCACATGTTGCAGCCACAATGGGAGAACGACCTTTCGCCGGAGCGACGCGCCAGGATTGCCGCTGCGCAGGCCGCGTTCCAGAACCACGGCAGGGGAGGTGACACACCATGA
- the thrS gene encoding threonine--tRNA ligase yields the protein MTTSAPISPVALVRVPAGTTAGAAVREAGLPTKGPDTIVVVRDAEGLKDLSWIPDTDVEVEPVAANTEDGRSVIRHSAAHVLAQAVQQEFPGAKLGIGPFIKDGFYYDFQVDKPFTPEDLAKLESRMKKIVKGAQRFSRRVVEIDEARVELAKEPFKLELISDKSGIDDPEVMEVGGKELTIYDNLDPRTGEKVWGDLCRGPHIPTTKFIPAFKLTRSSAAYWRGDQSREDLQRIYGTAWESQEALDEHMHLVAEAERRDHRKLGLELDLFSFPDELGSGLPVFHPKGGIIRKELEEYSRRRHVAAGYEFVNTPHITKGHLFEVSGHLDWYRDGMFPAMHLDAEYNEDGTVRKPGQDYYVKPMNCPMHNLIFRARGRSYRELPLRLFEFGSVYRYEKSGVVHGLTRVRGMTQDDAHIYCTKEQMHAELTNTLQFVLDLLKDYGLDDFYLELSTKDPKKFVGSEEIWEEATETLSKVASASGLDLVPDPGGAAFYGPKISVQAKDALGRTWQMSTIQLDFNLPERFNLEYTASDGTKQRPVMIHRALFGSIERFFGVLTEHYAGAFPAWLSPVQVVGIPVAEAFAPHLDQVIEQLQDAGIRAQVDRSDDRMQKKIFNNTAQKIPFMLLAGERDVTAGAVSFRFRDGTQVNGVPVADAVATIEAWIANRENASPTAEGFEVLTEKDPA from the coding sequence GTGACCACCTCAGCCCCTATCAGCCCTGTCGCCCTCGTCCGGGTGCCGGCCGGGACGACGGCGGGCGCCGCGGTGCGCGAAGCGGGCCTGCCGACCAAGGGTCCCGACACCATCGTCGTCGTCCGCGACGCCGAGGGCCTCAAGGATCTGTCCTGGATTCCGGATACCGACGTCGAGGTGGAGCCGGTCGCCGCCAATACCGAAGACGGCCGCAGCGTCATCCGGCATTCCGCCGCGCACGTGCTCGCCCAGGCGGTGCAGCAGGAGTTCCCCGGCGCCAAGCTCGGTATCGGCCCCTTCATCAAGGACGGCTTCTACTACGACTTTCAGGTCGACAAGCCGTTCACCCCCGAGGATCTGGCCAAGCTGGAATCCAGGATGAAGAAGATCGTGAAAGGCGCGCAGCGCTTTTCACGTCGGGTGGTCGAGATCGACGAGGCGCGCGTCGAGCTCGCCAAGGAGCCGTTCAAGCTCGAGCTGATCAGCGATAAGTCGGGCATCGACGATCCGGAGGTCATGGAGGTCGGCGGCAAAGAGCTGACCATCTACGACAACCTCGATCCGCGCACCGGTGAGAAGGTGTGGGGCGACCTGTGCCGTGGCCCGCACATCCCGACCACCAAGTTCATCCCCGCGTTCAAGCTGACCCGCAGTTCCGCCGCCTACTGGCGCGGCGATCAGAGCCGCGAGGACCTGCAACGCATCTACGGCACCGCATGGGAGTCGCAGGAAGCCCTCGACGAGCACATGCACCTGGTCGCGGAGGCGGAGCGCCGTGACCACCGCAAGCTCGGTCTGGAGCTGGACCTGTTCAGCTTCCCCGACGAGCTCGGCTCCGGACTGCCGGTGTTCCACCCCAAAGGCGGCATCATCCGCAAGGAGCTCGAGGAGTATTCGCGCCGTCGCCACGTGGCCGCGGGCTACGAATTCGTCAACACCCCGCACATCACCAAGGGGCATCTGTTCGAGGTCTCCGGGCACCTCGACTGGTACCGCGACGGCATGTTCCCCGCCATGCATCTGGACGCCGAATACAACGAAGACGGCACCGTTCGCAAGCCCGGCCAGGACTACTACGTCAAGCCGATGAACTGCCCGATGCACAACCTGATCTTCCGGGCCCGCGGCCGCTCGTACCGCGAACTGCCGCTGCGGCTGTTCGAATTCGGTTCGGTGTACCGCTACGAGAAGTCCGGTGTCGTACACGGCCTCACCAGGGTCCGCGGCATGACCCAGGACGACGCGCACATCTACTGCACCAAAGAGCAGATGCACGCCGAGCTGACCAATACCCTGCAATTCGTGCTCGATCTGCTGAAGGATTACGGCCTCGACGACTTCTACCTGGAGCTCTCGACCAAGGATCCGAAGAAGTTCGTCGGCTCCGAAGAGATCTGGGAAGAGGCGACCGAAACCCTGTCCAAGGTGGCCTCGGCCTCCGGGCTGGATCTGGTGCCCGATCCCGGCGGCGCGGCCTTCTACGGGCCCAAGATTTCCGTGCAGGCCAAGGACGCGCTCGGGCGCACCTGGCAGATGTCGACCATCCAGCTCGACTTCAACCTGCCGGAGCGGTTCAACCTCGAATACACCGCCTCCGACGGGACCAAGCAGCGGCCGGTGATGATCCATCGCGCGCTGTTCGGTTCGATCGAGCGCTTCTTCGGTGTCCTCACCGAGCATTACGCGGGCGCCTTCCCCGCCTGGTTGTCGCCGGTGCAGGTTGTCGGCATCCCGGTGGCGGAAGCCTTTGCGCCGCACCTGGATCAAGTGATCGAGCAGCTGCAGGACGCCGGTATCCGGGCACAGGTCGACCGCAGCGACGACCGGATGCAGAAGAAGATCTTCAACAACACCGCGCAGAAGATTCCGTTCATGCTGCTGGCGGGCGAGCGCGATGTGACCGCGGGCGCGGTGAGCTTCCGGTTCCGCGACGGCACCCAGGTCAACGGGGTGCCGGTCGCCGACGCGGTGGCCACCATCGAGGCGTGGATCGCCAACCGGGAGAACGCTTCACCGACTGCCGAGGGCTTCGAGGTACTGACGGAGAAGGACCCGGCATGA
- a CDS encoding SulP family inorganic anion transporter codes for MSTDTDPAPRTSPPRAGIPERLAAIGRHDLPASVVVFLVALPLSLGIAVASGAPVAAGLIAAVVGGVVAGLLGGSAVQVSGPTASLTVIVAESVHQFGWAATCFITVGAGVLQILFGVSRVARGALAIAPVVVHAMLAGIGVIIALQQVHVLLGGNSLSSSFASLAALPQQLMSVHRGDLAIGVVVIAILIAWKAVPRPVRVVPGPLVAVVVATVLSLVLPTHVERIVLNGSLLDSIGLPAIPSGSWSAIAVTMVTIALIASVESLLSAVAVDKSRPDKPTNFDRELIGQGSANMVSGLLGGLPVAAVIVRSITNAHAGAQTRAATVLHGVWILLFAVALAGLVQQIPKAALAGLLILIGVQLVKLAHIRLARRTGELYVYVATVLGVVFLNLLQGMVIGLLLSFALLLWRVVRVTIIAEPVTGARRWVVTIDGTCTFLALPKLTAELAKVPAGAEVTIEMTVDFLDHASCQLITDWAAKRESDGGIVEFVEIGSARMARAEAGPPERGRSRQVIDEVIGPWRRTGNREDPIAAGITAYHRGHAHLMRPHLDGLRNRPDADSFFLTCADARIVPNVITNSGPGDLFTVRNVGNLVPAGSSDVSVEAALIYALEKLDVRAVVVCGHSGCGAMEALHHEVQTGPGLGDWLAHARPSLDRFRLGHPVAAAAALVGFGQVDQLGMVNVALQLERLYAHPAVRYGIEERGVAVSGLFFDIATARLIEVTVDGIAEFDDAGSRVAAEPV; via the coding sequence ATGTCCACCGACACCGATCCCGCACCACGGACGTCGCCGCCGCGCGCAGGTATTCCCGAACGTCTCGCCGCCATCGGCCGCCATGACTTGCCCGCTTCGGTCGTGGTTTTCCTTGTCGCACTGCCACTTTCGCTGGGTATCGCAGTGGCCTCCGGCGCGCCCGTCGCCGCGGGCCTCATCGCGGCCGTCGTCGGCGGCGTTGTCGCCGGGCTACTCGGCGGCTCGGCGGTGCAGGTGAGCGGGCCGACCGCGAGTCTCACCGTTATCGTCGCCGAGAGTGTGCATCAATTCGGCTGGGCAGCAACATGTTTCATCACTGTGGGCGCGGGTGTGCTGCAGATTCTGTTCGGTGTGAGCCGGGTCGCGCGCGGTGCACTGGCGATCGCGCCGGTGGTGGTGCACGCGATGCTGGCGGGCATCGGCGTGATCATCGCGCTGCAGCAGGTGCATGTGCTACTCGGCGGCAACTCGCTGAGTTCGTCGTTTGCCAGCCTCGCGGCCCTGCCGCAACAGCTGATGTCGGTGCATCGCGGTGACCTGGCCATCGGTGTGGTTGTCATCGCGATTCTCATCGCATGGAAGGCCGTGCCGCGCCCGGTGCGTGTGGTGCCGGGCCCACTGGTCGCGGTCGTCGTCGCGACGGTTCTGTCGCTGGTGCTGCCGACGCATGTCGAGCGCATCGTGTTGAACGGGTCCCTGCTCGATTCGATCGGCTTGCCTGCGATTCCGTCCGGCAGCTGGTCGGCCATCGCGGTGACGATGGTGACGATCGCGCTGATCGCCAGCGTGGAGAGCCTGTTGTCGGCCGTCGCGGTGGACAAGTCGCGTCCGGACAAGCCGACGAACTTCGATCGTGAACTCATCGGACAGGGTTCGGCGAACATGGTGTCCGGCCTGCTCGGTGGGTTACCCGTCGCCGCGGTGATCGTCCGCAGCATCACCAATGCCCATGCGGGGGCGCAGACCAGGGCCGCGACCGTGCTGCACGGTGTCTGGATCCTGTTGTTCGCGGTCGCGCTGGCGGGGCTTGTCCAGCAGATCCCCAAGGCGGCGCTGGCCGGGCTGCTCATCCTGATCGGCGTGCAACTGGTGAAATTGGCACACATCCGGCTGGCCCGCCGCACCGGCGAGCTGTATGTCTATGTGGCGACAGTGCTAGGCGTGGTGTTCCTGAATCTGTTGCAGGGCATGGTGATCGGCCTGCTGCTGTCGTTCGCGCTGTTGTTGTGGCGGGTGGTCCGGGTGACGATCATCGCCGAACCCGTGACCGGTGCCCGGCGCTGGGTGGTGACCATCGACGGCACCTGCACCTTCCTTGCGCTACCGAAACTCACCGCCGAACTGGCCAAGGTGCCCGCAGGTGCCGAGGTCACCATCGAGATGACCGTCGACTTCCTCGACCATGCCTCATGTCAACTGATCACCGACTGGGCGGCTAAGCGTGAATCCGACGGCGGGATAGTCGAATTCGTCGAAATCGGGAGCGCGCGGATGGCAAGGGCGGAGGCAGGTCCGCCGGAACGCGGCCGTTCCAGGCAGGTCATCGACGAGGTGATCGGGCCGTGGCGGCGCACCGGCAACCGGGAGGATCCGATCGCCGCGGGCATCACGGCCTACCACCGTGGCCACGCCCATCTCATGCGCCCGCATCTGGATGGATTACGTAACCGTCCCGACGCCGATTCCTTCTTTCTGACCTGCGCCGATGCTCGTATCGTGCCCAACGTCATCACCAACAGCGGTCCCGGTGATCTGTTCACCGTCCGGAACGTCGGCAATCTGGTCCCGGCGGGCAGCAGCGATGTCTCGGTGGAGGCAGCGCTGATCTACGCGCTGGAGAAGCTGGACGTGCGTGCTGTGGTGGTGTGCGGGCATTCCGGCTGCGGCGCGATGGAGGCCCTGCACCACGAGGTGCAGACAGGGCCAGGGCTGGGCGATTGGCTCGCGCATGCGCGACCGAGCCTGGACCGGTTTCGTCTCGGGCATCCGGTGGCCGCCGCCGCGGCCCTCGTCGGTTTCGGCCAGGTGGATCAGCTCGGCATGGTGAATGTCGCGCTGCAATTGGAGCGACTGTACGCGCACCCTGCGGTGCGTTATGGGATCGAGGAACGCGGTGTCGCGGTGTCGGGGCTGTTTTTCGACATAGCCACAGCGCGCCTCATCGAGGTCACTGTCGACGGGATCGCCGAGTTCGACGATGCGGGTAGCCGTGTCGCCGCGGAACCTGTGTAG
- a CDS encoding solute carrier family 23 protein, translating into MAVENDVATPLSPPTESGDDSGSRSGRLASVLRHDVPASIVVFLVALPLSLGIALASGAPVAAGLIAAVIGGVVAGTVGGSVLQVSGPAAGLTVVVAESISEFGWRVTCFIVVAAGLLQILFGLSRIARAALAVAPVVVHAMLAGIGITIALQQIHVLLGGSSHSSAWKNIVELPGQLMNLHGGGAFIGMVVIAIMLGWRHVPARVRAIPGPLVAVFVGTVLSLVLPTGAERIVLSGSLFDAIELPSLPSGDWSAVAIMVLTIALIASVESLLSAVAVDKMHTGQRTNFDRELIGQGSANVVSGLLGGLPITGVIVRSATNAQAGARSRASAVLHGFWILLFSVALAGLVQQIPKAALAGLLIVIGVQLVKLAHIKLARRTGDLLVYTVTVVAVVFLNLLEGVIIGLALAFGLLLWRVVRVAVAAMQVPGSQRWLVTIDGSCTFLALPKLSTELAKVPAGADVTVEMTVDFLDHAAFEAIEEWVRQQESSGGTVEFVEIGSARMAAVTAGPPARGFGRAAMDEILGPWRSDDKNIDSVTSGVAAYHRSHAHVVRPHLDDLHDSQDPHSFFLTCSDSRIVPNIITSSGPGDMFTVRNVGNLVPVSGDASVEAALIFALQELDVRSVVVCGHSSCGAMKALYSGTDTGPGIGPWLAHADPSLERFRFGHPVAAAAEAAGFGAVDQLGMVNVAVQLETLHRHPAVQAAIAQRGVTVSGLFFDIASARVVGITIHGLVEIDDAGQRSTPELV; encoded by the coding sequence ATGGCCGTCGAGAACGATGTAGCCACACCGCTGTCACCGCCCACTGAATCGGGGGATGATTCTGGATCGCGATCCGGCCGCTTGGCGTCTGTCCTACGCCACGACGTGCCTGCGTCGATCGTTGTATTTCTGGTCGCTCTACCGCTGTCGCTAGGCATCGCCCTCGCCTCCGGCGCGCCGGTGGCCGCCGGGCTCATCGCTGCCGTTATCGGCGGTGTCGTCGCCGGCACAGTCGGCGGTTCCGTGCTCCAGGTGAGCGGCCCTGCCGCCGGTCTCACCGTGGTCGTCGCCGAGTCGATCAGTGAATTCGGTTGGCGCGTCACCTGTTTCATCGTGGTGGCGGCCGGTCTGTTGCAGATCCTCTTCGGGCTCAGTCGCATCGCGCGTGCGGCGCTCGCGGTCGCGCCCGTTGTGGTGCACGCAATGCTTGCCGGCATCGGCATCACCATCGCACTGCAGCAGATCCATGTGCTGCTCGGTGGTTCCTCCCACAGCTCGGCGTGGAAGAACATCGTGGAGCTGCCCGGTCAGTTGATGAACCTGCACGGCGGCGGTGCCTTCATCGGCATGGTGGTCATCGCGATCATGCTCGGATGGCGTCATGTTCCCGCTCGGGTGCGTGCCATTCCCGGACCGCTGGTCGCGGTGTTCGTCGGCACCGTCCTTTCCTTGGTATTGCCCACAGGTGCCGAGCGAATTGTGTTGAGCGGCTCACTGTTCGACGCGATCGAGCTGCCGAGCCTGCCGAGCGGTGATTGGTCCGCGGTGGCGATCATGGTGCTGACCATCGCACTCATCGCCAGCGTCGAGAGCCTGCTTTCGGCGGTGGCCGTCGACAAGATGCACACCGGTCAGCGCACCAATTTCGACCGGGAACTCATCGGCCAGGGCTCCGCGAACGTGGTCTCCGGTCTGCTCGGTGGTCTACCGATCACCGGTGTGATCGTCCGCAGTGCCACCAATGCGCAGGCGGGCGCGCGCAGCCGGGCCTCTGCGGTGCTGCACGGATTCTGGATTCTGCTGTTCTCGGTCGCGCTGGCCGGACTCGTGCAGCAGATTCCGAAGGCCGCGCTGGCGGGTCTGCTGATCGTGATCGGCGTCCAACTGGTGAAGCTGGCCCACATCAAGCTCGCCCGGCGCACCGGTGATCTGCTGGTCTACACGGTCACCGTGGTCGCCGTCGTGTTCCTGAACCTGCTGGAAGGCGTGATCATCGGTCTGGCGCTGGCCTTCGGCCTGCTGCTGTGGCGCGTGGTACGAGTGGCCGTCGCCGCTATGCAGGTCCCGGGTTCGCAGCGGTGGCTGGTCACCATCGACGGTTCCTGCACCTTTCTGGCCTTGCCGAAGCTGTCCACGGAGTTGGCGAAGGTGCCCGCCGGTGCCGACGTCACCGTCGAGATGACCGTGGACTTCCTCGATCACGCCGCCTTCGAAGCCATCGAGGAATGGGTGCGCCAGCAGGAAAGCAGCGGCGGCACTGTCGAATTCGTGGAGATCGGTAGTGCGCGCATGGCCGCGGTAACGGCGGGCCCGCCCGCGCGCGGCTTCGGTCGGGCGGCCATGGACGAGATTCTCGGTCCATGGCGTAGCGACGACAAGAACATCGATTCGGTCACCTCGGGCGTCGCGGCATACCACCGTAGCCATGCGCATGTGGTGCGCCCGCACCTGGATGACCTGCACGACTCACAGGATCCGCATTCGTTCTTCCTCACCTGCTCGGACTCGCGGATCGTGCCCAACATCATCACCAGCAGCGGTCCCGGCGACATGTTCACCGTCCGCAATGTGGGCAACCTGGTTCCGGTATCCGGTGACGCGTCGGTAGAGGCCGCGTTGATCTTCGCGCTGCAGGAGCTCGATGTGCGCTCTGTCGTGGTCTGCGGCCACTCCTCGTGCGGCGCGATGAAGGCGTTGTATTCCGGAACCGATACCGGCCCGGGGATCGGGCCCTGGCTGGCGCACGCCGACCCGAGCCTCGAACGCTTCCGCTTCGGGCACCCGGTCGCGGCGGCGGCCGAGGCGGCCGGGTTCGGTGCTGTCGACCAGCTCGGCATGGTGAACGTGGCGGTCCAGTTGGAGACTCTGCACCGGCATCCGGCGGTGCAGGCGGCCATCGCCCAGCGCGGTGTGACGGTGTCGGGCCTGTTCTTCGACATCGCCAGCGCGCGCGTCGTCGGGATCACCATTCACGGGCTCGTCGAGATCGATGATGCCGGGCAGCGCAGCACACCCGAGCTGGTCTGA
- a CDS encoding macro domain-containing protein: protein MTMNRVQAPLRVVLTDINPHVVEAWRAAFADNPEIEIRRGSILDEHVDAWVTPTNSRGRMDGGVDAVIKRHLGAGIQLRVQRAIRDQFAGRLPVGSAVCVPSGATDPKFLISTPTMETSVQNVSETLNVALACAAGFQAIHRQNNEAPGSIESVALVGMGAQTGSVPARVCANLMWTGYTLFTDYWFEDYDDLRSTIIAQLDDIENAPNDQRVRIARPERPATNR from the coding sequence ATGACCATGAACCGTGTGCAGGCGCCGCTGCGGGTGGTGCTGACCGACATCAACCCGCACGTTGTGGAGGCGTGGCGGGCGGCCTTTGCCGACAACCCCGAAATCGAGATCCGCAGGGGCTCAATCCTTGACGAGCATGTCGATGCCTGGGTCACCCCGACCAACTCCCGGGGCCGGATGGACGGAGGGGTCGATGCGGTCATCAAGCGGCACCTCGGGGCGGGGATTCAACTGCGAGTGCAGCGGGCGATCCGTGATCAGTTCGCGGGAAGGCTTCCGGTGGGAAGCGCGGTGTGCGTTCCGTCCGGGGCGACCGACCCGAAGTTCTTGATCTCGACGCCGACAATGGAAACGTCCGTACAGAACGTCAGTGAGACCCTGAATGTGGCCTTGGCGTGTGCCGCCGGGTTCCAGGCGATCCACCGGCAGAACAACGAAGCGCCGGGCAGCATCGAATCGGTGGCGCTGGTCGGCATGGGCGCCCAAACCGGCAGTGTGCCTGCCCGCGTGTGCGCCAACCTGATGTGGACGGGCTACACGTTGTTCACCGACTACTGGTTCGAAGACTACGACGACCTGCGCAGCACAATCATTGCGCAACTCGACGACATCGAGAATGCGCCCAACGACCAGCGGGTACGCATCGCGCGGCCCGAACGCCCCGCGACCAATCGCTGA
- a CDS encoding HIT family protein, which translates to MSERTVPDGLAEPTEQGSIVDTGAGEPDRLQRIWTPYRMSYIAEAAATTPKDATGHPFTDIPKMSDEDGLVIARGEVVYAVLNLYPYNPGHMMVVPYRKVADLEDLTPAESAELMAFTQQAIRVMKQVSRPHGFNVGLNLGGVAGGSLADHLHLHIVPRWGGDANFITIVGGVKVMPQLLRDTWALLTEAWKEVE; encoded by the coding sequence ATGAGCGAGCGTACGGTGCCGGATGGGCTCGCCGAACCGACCGAGCAGGGGAGCATCGTGGACACCGGGGCCGGCGAACCGGACCGGTTGCAGCGGATCTGGACGCCGTATCGGATGTCCTACATCGCGGAGGCCGCCGCGACGACCCCCAAAGACGCTACCGGACACCCGTTTACCGATATCCCGAAGATGTCGGATGAGGACGGTCTTGTCATCGCACGCGGCGAAGTGGTCTACGCGGTGCTCAACCTGTATCCGTACAACCCCGGGCACATGATGGTGGTGCCCTACCGCAAGGTGGCCGACCTCGAGGACCTCACGCCCGCGGAGAGCGCCGAGCTCATGGCATTCACCCAGCAGGCGATCCGGGTAATGAAGCAGGTCTCGCGGCCGCACGGTTTCAATGTCGGCCTGAATCTCGGTGGAGTGGCGGGTGGTTCGCTTGCCGACCATCTGCACCTGCACATCGTGCCGCGCTGGGGCGGGGACGCGAATTTCATCACCATCGTCGGCGGGGTGAAGGTGATGCCCCAGTTGCTGCGGGACACATGGGCCCTGCTCACCGAAGCGTGGAAAGAGGTCGAGTAA
- a CDS encoding TIGR02611 family protein, whose amino-acid sequence MTIELEPYSATEPTRWRAFRNGLAGRPTLNLAYRIGVAVIGVAVLVLGILAIPYPGPGWAIVFAGLGILATEFAWAHRALGWLHGKYRQGMAWYSSRGMALQVFAAAATFALVVATLWILGTFGLVGGWIGVEWQWLHSPLTR is encoded by the coding sequence GTGACCATCGAGCTCGAACCGTATTCAGCGACCGAACCGACCCGCTGGCGCGCCTTCCGTAACGGACTGGCCGGGCGACCTACTCTGAACCTCGCCTACCGGATCGGGGTCGCGGTGATCGGCGTCGCGGTGCTGGTGCTCGGCATCCTGGCGATTCCCTATCCCGGTCCCGGCTGGGCGATCGTTTTCGCCGGCCTCGGCATCCTGGCGACCGAATTCGCGTGGGCGCACCGGGCGCTGGGTTGGCTGCACGGGAAGTACCGGCAGGGTATGGCCTGGTACTCCAGCCGAGGTATGGCTCTGCAGGTGTTCGCGGCGGCGGCTACCTTTGCGCTGGTCGTCGCGACACTATGGATATTGGGAACATTCGGGTTGGTCGGCGGCTGGATCGGAGTCGAATGGCAGTGGTTGCACAGTCCCCTCACTCGGTGA
- the pgsA gene encoding phosphatidylinositol phosphate synthase, translated as MLSFFGRETFSKATAPLGKALVKTGLTPDAVTVIGTVASIAAAVTLFPTGHLFWGTMVIWLFVMFDMLDGAMARARGGGTKYGAVLDATCDRVADGAIFAGLAWWAVYHEDSKPLFVVTLVVLVTSQVISYAKARAEASGLSADGGLIERPDRLIIVLVGAGLTGIGGYWGIEWLTWAVHVAMWILAVLSIVTVFQRILAVRNSPGARDVIPPARPAAESQEPA; from the coding sequence GTGCTGAGCTTCTTCGGCCGCGAGACGTTCTCCAAAGCGACCGCGCCGCTGGGTAAGGCGCTTGTGAAGACCGGGCTCACGCCCGACGCGGTGACCGTGATCGGCACGGTCGCCTCGATCGCGGCCGCGGTCACCCTGTTCCCGACCGGACATCTGTTCTGGGGAACCATGGTGATCTGGCTGTTCGTCATGTTCGACATGCTCGACGGCGCCATGGCCCGTGCGCGCGGTGGCGGCACGAAATACGGTGCGGTACTGGACGCCACCTGCGATCGGGTCGCCGACGGCGCGATCTTCGCCGGGCTGGCCTGGTGGGCGGTGTACCACGAGGACAGCAAGCCGCTGTTCGTGGTGACGCTGGTGGTGCTGGTGACCTCGCAAGTGATCTCGTATGCGAAGGCGCGCGCCGAGGCGAGCGGGCTTTCCGCGGACGGCGGGCTCATCGAGCGGCCGGATCGGCTGATCATCGTGCTGGTCGGTGCCGGACTCACCGGTATCGGCGGTTACTGGGGCATCGAATGGCTGACCTGGGCTGTGCACGTGGCGATGTGGATTCTCGCGGTGCTCAGCATCGTGACCGTGTTCCAGCGGATCTTGGCGGTGCGCAACTCGCCGGGCGCACGGGACGTGATCCCGCCTGCCCGTCCCGCCGCGGAATCCCAGGAACCGGCATGA
- a CDS encoding (2Fe-2S)-binding protein produces MNTVPGRTLTQPDWLTARITEMGQSWGTTSLRIAGTLWWCMVASALVEKIARAYAHEETAAAPVLDRIACEVRPDGGVEHIEVAGPGTDTVGCGAALRETLADVIAPVAEVSGAGVPSLWAIVADAIGNRALDAGAPAAGTRLAAEIGDKLPTPRFVEIGGRTFVRRISCCLVFEVPGCEMCTSCPKRPAAERKALLEKLAAES; encoded by the coding sequence GTGAACACCGTTCCAGGGCGGACACTCACCCAACCGGACTGGCTCACCGCGCGAATCACGGAGATGGGCCAGTCCTGGGGTACCACCTCGCTGCGCATCGCGGGCACCCTGTGGTGGTGCATGGTGGCCTCCGCCCTGGTCGAAAAGATCGCGCGCGCCTACGCGCACGAGGAAACCGCGGCTGCGCCGGTACTGGACCGGATCGCCTGCGAGGTCCGACCCGATGGTGGGGTCGAGCACATCGAGGTCGCCGGCCCCGGCACAGATACTGTCGGATGCGGCGCGGCTCTGCGGGAGACCCTTGCCGACGTGATCGCCCCGGTCGCCGAGGTGTCGGGCGCGGGCGTGCCGTCGCTCTGGGCGATCGTGGCCGACGCGATCGGCAACCGGGCACTGGACGCCGGTGCGCCCGCGGCAGGCACGCGTCTGGCCGCCGAGATCGGTGACAAGCTGCCGACGCCCCGCTTCGTCGAGATCGGTGGGCGCACCTTCGTGCGCCGCATCTCCTGCTGCCTGGTCTTCGAGGTGCCCGGGTGCGAAATGTGTACCAGCTGCCCCAAACGCCCCGCTGCCGAGCGCAAAGCCCTCCTGGAGAAGCTGGCCGCGGAGAGCTGA